The following are encoded together in the Desertifilum tharense IPPAS B-1220 genome:
- a CDS encoding cytochrome C oxidase Cbb3 — MSNHHSSSISSDPTISNQSPEPNRSSRRRERIIAFIVAAIGAALLSVLILGRFSFAYLPTQAAVLNPEMAAIDEAYDVWGQSITTAEAESLLATEQGRQALSPANGAVQITDELVQLGRETFYQQTFNSERFFTDVVGWLDGGIRLRDYISAIVGLAGRGTDNLQVRLSRDVTVGGQTFEQGTVLNTGLDVAPGSLLPIGAQVSYDRGRIRLGLTCAVCHSAFDPVSGEVVDGVTNQNLDAGLILAMASNSAAYFTHTGVDVREMMDGDEVMTLPDGTQQALPDRQALEDAVDAELLAWPPGSFDTTTDLVNNPVRVPDSFTRGDHPFAWTGNQVVGPFRGLSTLNNNVFTVGADTLSDAEKMAVLYDLDPEEYRAIVLRNASYEPIRYDPATETRPPSELIEAQGHWSPVATFADGVPLPTFPNASIMSLISFVAGTPGSFVWQENNAMSAFQDRLIAPPPPQIADISVRERGRQVFSSAGCVSCHAGAALTNNTVLPIAQVGTAPTRARSLAAIWEQLAPPQTQSFDTPIPVPEDARVLEVPLDDVDMDQLELAWAADGEGGYKVKGLLGAYWNAPYLHDGGVAVGDNIETEVGVPATLMSNVRVNPANSLLGLIDRQLRDRIIQANREAGLEAVDVQGIGHEHWVDEAAGFSVDDQQALIQYLLWPSDLPIPVETEANEAASELVASN, encoded by the coding sequence ATGTCAAATCATCATTCATCTTCTATTTCCTCCGACCCAACAATCTCCAATCAATCGCCTGAGCCAAACCGCTCATCCAGGCGACGAGAGCGAATCATTGCTTTTATTGTGGCGGCGATCGGTGCAGCACTCCTCTCAGTGCTGATTTTAGGAAGATTTAGCTTCGCCTATCTTCCTACGCAAGCGGCGGTACTCAACCCGGAAATGGCCGCCATTGATGAGGCTTACGATGTATGGGGGCAAAGCATTACCACTGCTGAGGCTGAAAGTCTATTGGCAACTGAGCAAGGACGACAGGCTCTTTCTCCTGCCAATGGAGCCGTCCAAATTACCGATGAGTTGGTGCAGCTTGGACGAGAAACGTTTTATCAACAAACCTTTAACAGCGAGCGCTTCTTTACCGATGTCGTTGGCTGGCTAGATGGTGGAATTCGTCTTAGGGACTATATCTCGGCAATTGTAGGACTCGCGGGGCGCGGTACCGATAATTTGCAAGTTCGCCTGAGTCGAGATGTGACCGTGGGCGGACAAACCTTTGAGCAAGGTACAGTTCTCAATACTGGGCTTGACGTTGCCCCAGGATCGTTACTGCCGATTGGTGCCCAAGTGAGCTACGATCGCGGACGAATTCGTTTAGGGCTAACCTGTGCTGTCTGCCACTCAGCGTTCGATCCGGTGTCTGGAGAGGTGGTAGACGGCGTTACGAATCAAAATTTGGATGCTGGATTAATCCTGGCAATGGCCTCTAATTCTGCCGCTTATTTCACGCATACGGGTGTTGATGTGCGCGAAATGATGGATGGCGATGAAGTCATGACGCTGCCCGATGGCACGCAGCAGGCCCTTCCGGATCGACAAGCCCTAGAAGATGCAGTTGATGCCGAACTGCTTGCCTGGCCGCCGGGTAGTTTTGATACAACAACGGACTTGGTGAATAATCCCGTGCGGGTGCCAGACTCTTTTACACGGGGAGATCATCCCTTTGCCTGGACTGGAAACCAGGTTGTTGGCCCGTTTCGGGGACTGAGTACCCTAAATAACAATGTATTTACGGTCGGCGCAGATACCTTATCGGACGCTGAAAAAATGGCAGTTTTGTACGATCTCGATCCTGAAGAATATCGCGCGATCGTGCTACGAAATGCCTCCTATGAACCGATCCGCTACGATCCAGCTACAGAAACTCGTCCCCCCTCTGAACTGATTGAGGCGCAGGGTCACTGGTCGCCCGTTGCGACCTTTGCCGATGGCGTGCCGCTCCCGACTTTCCCCAATGCCTCTATTATGAGTTTGATCAGTTTTGTGGCAGGTACGCCCGGTTCGTTTGTCTGGCAAGAGAATAATGCGATGTCTGCTTTTCAAGATAGGCTGATCGCACCTCCACCGCCCCAAATTGCGGATATTTCTGTTCGAGAACGGGGCCGTCAAGTGTTTAGTTCGGCCGGGTGCGTGTCTTGTCATGCGGGAGCCGCTTTAACCAATAATACGGTCTTGCCGATCGCACAAGTGGGAACGGCCCCAACTAGAGCGCGTAGCCTCGCGGCAATCTGGGAACAATTAGCTCCACCCCAAACCCAAAGTTTTGATACTCCCATTCCAGTGCCGGAAGATGCCCGCGTGCTTGAAGTTCCTTTGGATGATGTCGATATGGATCAACTCGAATTAGCTTGGGCTGCGGATGGTGAAGGCGGTTATAAGGTTAAAGGGTTGTTGGGAGCCTACTGGAATGCGCCTTATTTGCACGATGGTGGGGTTGCGGTGGGAGACAACATTGAAACGGAAGTGGGTGTTCCTGCAACTCTCATGTCGAATGTTCGCGTGAATCCGGCTAATAGTTTACTGGGTCTGATCGATCGGCAATTGCGCGATCGCATTATTCAAGCCAACCGTGAAGCGGGACTAGAAGCCGTTGATGTGCAGGGTATTGGACATGAGCATTGGGTGGATGAGGCGGCAGGCTTCAGTGTTGATGACCAACAAGCCTTAATTCAATATCTGCTTTGGCCTTCGGATCTGCCGATCCCGGTTGAAACAGAAGCGAATGAAGCGGCTTCAGAGCTTGTGGCAAGCAACTAG
- a CDS encoding DUF427 domain-containing protein, with translation MPKAIWNGAVLAESDRTEVVEGNQYFPPDAINREYFQESNTHTTCPWKGVASYYSIVVNGETNKDAAWYYPQAKERAKNIEGYIAFWKGVKVEV, from the coding sequence ATGCCGAAAGCAATTTGGAATGGTGCAGTTTTAGCCGAGAGCGATCGCACTGAGGTGGTAGAAGGAAATCAGTATTTCCCCCCCGATGCAATCAACCGCGAGTATTTTCAAGAAAGCAATACCCACACCACTTGTCCTTGGAAAGGGGTTGCCAGTTACTACAGTATTGTGGTGAATGGAGAAACCAATAAGGACGCCGCTTGGTATTATCCCCAAGCCAAAGAACGCGCCAAAAATATTGAAGGCTATATCGCGTTTTGGAAAGGCGTTAAAGTCGAAGTTTAG
- a CDS encoding long-chain fatty acid--CoA ligase has protein sequence MKSTPPYSMTERERANLQRMIDYSSVNSLAEVWAIASRQFSQIPAIIEPHAKPEVSLTYGQLYQQMQQFAAGVQALGVQVGDRICLFADNSSRWLIADQGMMLAGAVDVVRSAQADKDELLYIIDNSGSTGLVVEDIATLQKVRSGLDALPLKFVILLSAEEPPAEEGFNVLNYPQLMELGSSHSLQPVEQNLRALATLIYTSGTTGRPKGVMLSHGNLLHQVSTLGVVLQPKPGSRILAILPTWHAYERSCEYFLFSQGCTQIYTNLRNVKTDLKKYKPNYMVGVPRLWESIYEGVERQFREQPPKKQKLVNNFLAASGRYIEAKRTWQGLNLANLNPSLPQRLGAAVQMAMYYPVHRLGEQLVYKKVREATGGEIFQVISGGGSLAKHLDTFFEIVGIEILVGYGLTETAPVTNARRPWRNLRGSAGQPIPGTEIKIVDPQTRQPLPVGERGLVLIRGPQVMQGYYNNNQATAKAIDAEGWFDSGDLGWVTPDNDLVLTGRAKDTIVLTNGENIEPQPLEDACLRSPYIDQIMLVGQDQRSLGALIVPNTTALEQWAQETNQANLLSPQLDLGHKAIQELIRQELNREVKNRPGYRADDRIGPFRLIAEPFSIDNGMMTQTLKIKRPVVSDRYRDMINGMFE, from the coding sequence ATGAAATCAACCCCTCCCTATTCCATGACCGAACGAGAACGCGCTAACCTTCAGCGCATGATTGACTATTCTTCAGTCAACTCGCTAGCGGAAGTTTGGGCGATCGCATCTCGGCAATTTAGTCAGATTCCAGCGATTATTGAACCGCACGCTAAACCCGAAGTCAGCCTCACCTACGGGCAACTGTATCAACAAATGCAGCAATTTGCCGCAGGGGTGCAAGCCTTGGGAGTCCAAGTTGGCGATCGCATTTGCCTATTTGCTGATAATAGCTCTCGTTGGTTGATTGCCGATCAAGGGATGATGCTCGCTGGAGCCGTTGATGTCGTCCGCAGCGCTCAAGCCGATAAAGACGAACTCCTCTACATAATCGACAATAGCGGCTCAACTGGATTAGTCGTTGAAGATATCGCCACCCTGCAAAAAGTTCGCTCTGGCTTAGACGCTCTCCCGCTGAAGTTTGTAATTTTGCTCAGTGCAGAAGAACCTCCCGCCGAAGAAGGTTTTAACGTTCTCAACTACCCGCAATTGATGGAGTTGGGTTCGAGCCATTCTCTACAACCCGTTGAGCAAAATCTAAGAGCCTTAGCCACCTTAATTTACACTTCCGGCACCACTGGGAGGCCCAAAGGCGTGATGCTCTCCCACGGGAACCTGCTCCACCAAGTCAGCACCCTAGGCGTCGTGCTGCAACCTAAACCCGGTTCTCGCATTCTAGCCATTCTCCCCACTTGGCACGCCTACGAACGCTCCTGCGAATACTTCCTCTTTTCCCAAGGTTGTACCCAGATTTACACCAATCTGCGGAATGTCAAAACCGACCTGAAAAAGTATAAACCAAACTATATGGTGGGCGTTCCCCGGTTGTGGGAATCCATCTATGAAGGGGTGGAACGCCAATTTCGCGAACAACCCCCCAAAAAGCAAAAACTAGTCAATAACTTCCTCGCCGCTTCCGGACGCTACATCGAAGCCAAGCGCACCTGGCAAGGGCTAAATTTAGCTAATCTGAACCCCAGTTTACCGCAACGTCTGGGGGCAGCCGTTCAGATGGCGATGTATTATCCCGTCCATCGGCTCGGAGAGCAGTTGGTGTACAAGAAAGTCCGCGAAGCCACGGGTGGAGAAATTTTCCAAGTGATTAGCGGGGGTGGCTCTTTAGCCAAACACCTCGATACTTTCTTTGAAATTGTCGGGATTGAAATTTTAGTGGGGTACGGACTGACAGAAACTGCTCCCGTGACCAATGCGCGGCGTCCTTGGCGCAACCTGCGGGGTTCTGCGGGTCAACCTATCCCCGGAACCGAGATTAAGATTGTAGACCCCCAAACGCGCCAACCGCTACCCGTTGGAGAGCGAGGCTTAGTGTTGATTCGCGGCCCGCAAGTGATGCAAGGCTATTACAACAATAACCAAGCGACGGCAAAAGCGATTGATGCAGAGGGGTGGTTTGATAGCGGCGATTTGGGTTGGGTGACGCCAGACAATGATTTAGTTTTGACTGGACGTGCCAAAGATACGATTGTGCTAACCAATGGCGAGAATATTGAGCCGCAACCGCTTGAAGATGCGTGTTTAAGAAGTCCCTATATTGACCAAATTATGCTGGTTGGACAAGACCAGCGATCGCTTGGTGCTTTAATTGTCCCCAATACTACTGCTCTAGAGCAATGGGCGCAAGAAACCAACCAAGCCAATCTCCTCTCTCCTCAACTCGATTTAGGACATAAAGCGATTCAAGAGTTAATTCGCCAAGAACTCAACCGGGAAGTGAAGAACCGTCCGGGATATCGCGCCGACGACCGAATTGGCCCGTTTCGCCTGATTGCCGAACCCTTTTCGATCGACAATGGCATGATGACCCAGACACTAAAAATCAAGCGACCCGTTGTCAGCGATCGCTATCGCGATATGATTAACGGGATGTTTGAGTAA